One window from the genome of Deinococcota bacterium encodes:
- the rpsO gene encoding 30S ribosomal protein S15 has protein sequence MSLNVEQKTQIIGDYRKSEYDTGSTEVQVALLTAKIEALSQHLQSNVKDQHGRRGLLGMVGRRKRLLRYLEDTDYEGYKALIARLGLRR, from the coding sequence ATGTCACTCAATGTTGAACAAAAAACGCAGATCATCGGCGACTACCGCAAGAGTGAGTACGATACCGGCTCGACCGAGGTGCAAGTCGCTCTGCTCACGGCCAAGATCGAGGCCCTCAGCCAGCACCTGCAAAGCAACGTCAAGGACCAGCACGGCCGCCGTGGCCTGCTCGGCATGGTGGGCCGCCGCAAGCGCCTCTTGCGCTACCTGGAAGATACCGACTACGAAGGTTATAAGGCCCTCATCGCCCGGCTCGGCCTGCGCCGCTAA